Proteins co-encoded in one Cucurbita pepo subsp. pepo cultivar mu-cu-16 chromosome LG15, ASM280686v2, whole genome shotgun sequence genomic window:
- the LOC111811238 gene encoding uncharacterized protein LOC111811238: MDPSVESPSSSSHPNQGPTSFMGSPPLSSPDSDKRFWSSLRCRVDSLLEQRNAKSSNLNMNKSERAKRLKEDSLLLMRGFDSVGYTLSQLSNNLDNALQGTKDLVQAPTLTEIFQSNLKNSEVEHEFVELKQATKRKYDDTHCLEDSEVNLEKENQQNPTDNLKRAKHLAVAMATKTASLARELKSLKSNICFMQERCAILDEENRRLRNGVSTGVRPEEDDLVRLQMEALLAEKSRLANENANLTRENQCLYQLAEYHQLTSQDLSLSYDEAIGMCLDFSSPPPAIVEGAEGQGQGQGQGQG, translated from the exons ATGGACCCGTCTGTGGAGTctccatcatcatcttcacaTCCCAACCAG GGACCGACCAGCTTCATGGGTTCGCCGCCATTGTCCAGCCCTGATTCCGACAAGCGTTTCTGGAGCTCCCTTCGATGTCGGGTCGACTCGCTTCTTGAGCAACGAAATGCCAAATCTTCAAATCTT AACATGAACAAATCGGAAAGGGCAAAGAGATTGAAGGAAGATTCTTTGCTTTTGATGAGAGGATTCGACTCTGTTGGCTATACTCTGTCTCAGCTTTCCAACAATTTGGATAACGCCTTGCAG GGTACTAAGGATCTGGTTCAAGCACCAACCTTGACGGAGATCTTCCAAAGCAACCTCAAGAACTCCGAGGTTGAGCATGAGTTCGTGGAGCTCAAGCAAGcaacaaagagaaaatatgATGATACTCATTGCTTAGAAGATTCAGAGGTtaatttagagaaagaaaaccaGCAAAACCCAACAGACAACCTTAAAAGGGCTAAACAT CTTGCAGTTGCAATGGCTACAAAAACAGCATCTCTGGCAAGAgaattaaaatcattaaaatccAATATATGTTTTATGCAAGAACGATGCGCCATACTTGATGAAGAGAATAGGAGACTTCGCAACGGTGTTTCCACCGGGGTCAGACCGGAAGAAGATGATTTG GTTAGGCTTCAAATGGAGGCACTGCTAGCTGAGAAATCAAGATTAGCAAATGAAAATGCAAACTTAACAAGGGAAAATCAATGCCTTTACCAGCTTGCGGAGTATCACCAGCTCACATCCCAAGATCTTTCGCTATCTTACGACGAAGCCATCGGCATGTGTTTGGACTTCTCGTCACCACCACCTGCCATTGTCGAAGGAGCTGAAGGACAAGGACAAGGACAAGGACAAGGACAGGGATGA